The Acetomicrobium thermoterrenum DSM 13490 genomic sequence GGGAGAGTTGCTGAATGCCTAACCGGCGTGGACGATCGCTCCCTTTTGCCCGAGGCCAGGGAAAAGATGGTTTCCCTTTTAAGAGACGAGTTTGAGGCAAAACTTGAGGAGCTTGGAAGGGAGACGGCCAATACGATATTTAAGATGATCCTGCTGCACGTTGTTGACTCCTACTGGAAAGAACATCTGCTGGCAATGGACGATCTGAGACGCGGTATAGGGCTTCGTGCCTTAGGTCAAAAGGATCCGTTGTTAGAATATCAGTTTGAATCATACAACTTATTTCAGCAGATGCTTGGCAGCATTCGCGAGGGTGTGGCCCGTTTGGCTCTAAAGGTTTCGGTGGCACGTGAGGGGAAGACTCCTCAGCCTCAAAATAGGAGAGAAATCAGGGATCTCGCTTTGGTCGGGTCTGCTGGCAAAGCAAGCAGCGAAAGAAACATTGAACCTACGCAAGGTCCAAGGCGGACCCAAAAGGTGGGGCGAAACGACCCCTGCCCCTGCGGTAGTGGCAAGAAGTACAAATACTGTTGCGGAAGGAATGCATAGTTCATGTTCTTTGCCATGAGGATCGAAAGAGCTTTCTTTATTAAAGCTGCAATTTTGCTTTCTATAATGCTTTTTTTCTTTGCAGCTCCTGCCGTAGCCTTTGCGGGAGACGAGGAGAATTTGAAGCTTATTCGGGATTATGTCAAGCAGGTTCCTCCTCTGACTGCTTACGGCAAAGATACCAGGGCAATGGTATGGCAGAGAAGCTACGAGTATAAACTGCTTGCCGACGGAAGCATGCTGGTCCGGACAAAATGGCTCATATACTCTGAGTCCCCGCTATCGGAAAGCTGGAGAAATTGGAAGTTTCCCTTCGTTGGCGACGAAAGGGTAACGATCGATGAGGCCAAGATTTACGATCCCCTTAGCTTCGAACTCTATGCCCCTTTGTCCCCGAAAAAGGTAGAAAGTGGGGGCTTGTCCTGGTACGAGGTAAACGTCCCTCTTTTGGACGTCCCAAACGTTTTGGTCATTTCCTACCAAAAGGAATACCCTGGCAGATGGAACGTCGATGATGCAATACCCATAGGGCTCGATCTTCCGCAATGGAGGGTCGAAATAGCGGTATCCGTTCCCCACGGCTCCAGCTTGACATGGACAATGCCTAAGGATCGACAAGTTTCCCATAGACTTGCAAGAGGAGTGGAAGACACGTATATCTGGGAATTTATAAACCAATTCCCTCAAGGGGTAAATGCACTGGAAGAAGGAAACGATAACTTTCTCGTCTTCAGTATGCGTAGCGGTTGGCTCAACGCTATTAAGCCGCTTGAGGATTGGGCATCGGGCTTGAAGTCAATTGTTCCTGAAGCTGTCGGGAAATTTATTGGCAACAACAAACAGAGCGCTGGCACAGAGATATTACAATGGGTTGGAAGAGAAGATCTTTTGCTGCAGGATTTCAAAATGTCCGATGTAAGAAGGAGCCCTGAAGCTATCCCCGGGGAAGGTCCCTGGACGCCATGGGAAAGGACAGTTCTTACAGCCCATTGGCTTTCCATGGCGGGTTGGGATGTGCGAATCAATTGGCTGCCCTTCGTCGTTCCCGAAGAAGACGTCCCTGGAACGCCGAAAATGATATCTCGTCCAATTCTGGAAGCTAGAACTCCCGGAAGTAGCATCTATAGGATTTATGATTTGAGATCTCCCATGACAGGAGGTGCCACAGTACCAGATTCTCTGTGGGGAGAGACTCTTTGCTTCTACGATGGCAATGGCGTGCAGTTGAAACAAATCGATCGCGGAAGCGTCGGCGATCATCGATTGCGAGTAAAATGGAATCTGGAATTGACAGAATTGGGAGAGGCCAAAGGTACGCTTGAATTGAACCTCAACGGGGGCTGGCCTTACGTCGTATTTGGTGGGCAAAGTCCCTTTTTAGACCTGTCGTCTTCCATGCGCGTCTACCCGACTCAAATCGTGGTGAGGTGGAACGAGGGGGAGATATCGGAAAGACAGGGGGGCGTGAGGATTGTGTATCCCGTATCGGGTATATTGGGAATTCCCAGCGACAGCCAGATGCTTTTGAGGTTCCCGATGACGGCCTTCAATTTTCTCGAAGCCTTGGGTTCAATGGATGTAGGGTCGAAATTGAAGTTCCCCTTCTTGGTCGAAGGCATTGTGACGCTTAGATTGCCCCAGGGTTTTGAGGCCTTCTCGATGCCTTCGTTGCAGTCTAAAAAAGACGGCAAAATTCAATGGGAACAGAAAATCGACAAAAGAAGTCGTGGTAGAATTGTGGAGGCTAACTGGCGTTTATTGGTGAATGAAACATCCATAAACGAAGAAACTTTTTTGACATTGCGTGCAGGCTTTAAAGCCTTGCAACAGTGGAACAATTTGGCTATTCCTATCCGCAAGAAATGATGGAGGGTTGGTTTTATGATTGACGTAGAATCCCACATTAAGGACCTTTTGAATGATGCCATAATTTCGGCTGCGAAAGACGAAAACCTAGTTTACCCTGAGGACCTGGAGATAATCATAGAAAGGCCTCGTCGCGAAAATCAAGGCGATTACGCCACAAATGTAGCTATGCTTATGGCTCGCCACTGGGAAATGAAGCCGAGGGACATCGCTCAAGTAATCATTTCCCATTTAAAGAAAAGCGAATACGTGGAAAAGGTCGAAGTAGCAGGACCGGGTTTCATAAATTTCTTCCTGTCGGACCTTTGGATGTCAGAGCTTATCAGGGAAATAATCGCTAAAGGGGAAGACTACGGCAAAAGGGACTTGGGGGAGGGGAAGCGTGCTCAAATCGAATTTGTCAGCGCAAATCCAACGGGACCTTTGCACATAGGCCACGGCCGCGGAGCTGCCGTGGGAGATGTTATGGCCAACATACTTTCCTTTGCTGGATGGCATGTGGAAAGGGAATATTACATTAACGATGCCGGTCTTCAAATGAAGTTGCTCGGGAGATCGGTTCAGGCCCGTTACTTTGAGTTGCTTGGGAGGTCGGAGGCTGCCCCCTTCCCTGAGGACGGGTACAAAGGGGACTATATTTACGAGATAGCTCAGGAGATCATAGACAGAGAAGGAGATAAATTTCTAGACCTGTCCATCGAAGAGACATTGGATTATTTTAAGGATTATGCCGTGAAGGTGATCTTAAATGGAATTAAGAAGGACCTGGAGGACTTTAGAGTACTTTTCGACGTTTGGTTTTCCGAAAAAACGCTTCATGAACGGGGCCTCATTCGCGAAATGGTCGATTTTTTGATGAAACGGGGGCTTGCCTATGAAAAAGAGGGGGCCATATGGTATAGATCGACTCAATTTGGCGATGAGAAAGATAGGGTGCTGATCAGGTCAAACGGAGAACCTACGTATTTTGCTTCCGATGTCGCTTATCATAAGGATAAATTCGACAGAGGATTTGATCTTGTCATCGACGTATGGGGCGCGGATCACCACGGATATGTTCCGCGCATGAAAGCTGCAGTTCAGGCCCTGGGAAGATCGCCTGATGACCTTCAAGTTTTATTAATACAATTCGTTAGTTTAATTAAACAGGGCATGATGGTCTCCATGTCCACCAGAGCGGGGGAGTTCGTAACCCTCCGGGAGATGATGGATGAAGTGGGAGTAGATGCGATGCGATATTTCTTCCTGATGAGGAAGTGCGATTCCCATCTCGATTTCGATATAGATTTGGCGAAGAGCACTTCGACGGATAACCCCGTCTATTACGTCCAATACGCCAGTGCCAGGTTGCACAGCATATTTAAAGAGGCGTCCTCTAGAGGCATAAAGTTACCTACACCGGAGAAAGTCGACATCTCTTTATTGAAGACGGAGGAGGAAAAAGCCCTAATTAAATGTCTTGGCAAATTTCCCGAGGAAGTTGCCAAGGCGGCAAAGGAACTTTCACCTCACTTGATCGTTTTTTACGCCTATGAATTGGCTAAAGTCTTTCATTCTTTTTATAACGCCCACAGGGTTTTGGGCGAGGAAAAATCTTTGTCGGATGCCAGGCTGATTTTGGTGCGTGCAGTACAGGTAGTGTTGCTGAATGTCTTGGGGTTGCTAAAAATTAACGCTCCGGAAGTGATGTAAGTGCCGAGGCTTAGGTGGATAGTTGTTTCTCTTTGTTCAATTCTCCTGTTTTTAATGCTCTTTAACGGTTACCTGCGGGAGCTTAAAAAGTTGAACGAGCTATCCAACCGCATAGACGAGCACGTTCAAACCCTGGTAAGGTTGAAGCTGGATATCGAGGATAAAAACGAGAAAATAAACTATTACAATACTCCCGATGGAATTGCCAAGTTGGCGCGACAGGAGTTCAATCTCGTGCTTCCTGGAGAAAAGATCTATATTTTAGAATATTATACTACCGAGGAAGGACCTCAAAAAAAATAACAGCAATCCCTTTGGTCTGTTTAGAAGAGATGTTGTTAAATTTCGCGTTTCTGTTTATAATGCTTTGTCGTTGGTGTATCCCTGTCCCCTTTTCGGTGAGGGGATCTTTTAAGGCCAAAGGGAGGAGGTGTAGAAATGCGACCCTATGAATTAATGGTGCTCATTCATCCCGATGTCGAAGAAGTCAAGGCTCAGGTCGATGAAATTTCCGAGGTAATCAAAGGTTTGGGCGGAGAGTTCCACAAATCCGACATATGGGGCAAGAGGAGGCTGGCCTATCCTGTGGAAAAACAGGTGGAAGGTTATTATGCTTTGATCGAATTTGACCTGGAGCCTTCTCAAATAGGTGAAGTCGATCGCTTGCTGAAATTGCGCGATCAGGTCTTGAGGCATTTGATTGTTCGTCTCGACGAGAAGTAGGAGAAGGTTAAGATGGTTAGAGGATATAACAGGATTATATTGATGGGCAATCTCGCACGCGATCCCGAGATGAGGTATACGGCCTCGAAACAGGCAGTAGCAAGGCTGACCGTCGCTGTGGGGCGTACCTGGAGGGATCACGAAGGCAATCAGCAGGAGCATACCGATTTCATCCCTGTAGTTGTCTGGGGAAATCAGGCAGAAAATTGCGAGAAATACCTGCGAAAGGGTCGCCCAATATTGGTTGAGGGCAGGCTTCAGATCAGAAATTACGAGACCCAGGGTGGGGATAAGCGCTGGGTTACCGAAGTGGTGGCCCAAAACGTAGTCTTTCTCGGCAGCGGCTCTCGCGATTCACAAGTTAGCAGTTTCAAAGGATATCAGGAACCCTCTTCTACTATCGGAAGCCTGAGGGACGAATTTCCCGACGAATTTCCAACTGACATATCGGAGATGGAGGATGGCGGAGAAGAGGCCGATATCCCGTTCTAGTTTATTTATTGAAGAAGGAGGTCGATAGCCATGGCGGATTTTAAACGTCGCAAACGTCGCCCAAAGGTATGTACCTTTTGCTCGAACAAGATAGAATATGTTGACTATAAAAATGTTGAGCAGCTTAAGAGATTCCTGACTGAAAGAGGCAAAATATTGCCCCATAGAGTCACGGGAAATTGCGCCAAACATCAAAGACAACTTGCCAGAGCCATTAAGAGAGCCAGGTTTATGGCTCTGTTGCCCTTCACTGTGGAATAGCGTCGTATTAACGTTTATTGATATACTTTGGGGAGAGAATACGCTCTCCCCCTTTTTTTACCGGGAGGTATTTTAATGCAAGATACTCGAAGTCTAGTCGAGTCATCTCTGTTGGTGGCGCTATCGGTCGTACTTTTTATGGCAAGCCACTTCTTGCCCCTGGTGGGCATTGTAATTTCCTTCTTCTGTCCTGTGCCTCTTGTGATCTTGGGGCTAAAAGTCCCCGTCGAGAAGGCGCTGTTGGGAGCTTTTGTCGCCGCTGTATTGATCACAATGTTCATGGGACTGTTAGGAGGGGTCTTCTTTCTATTCGGTTTTGCCATAATGGGCGTTGCTCTTGGTATGTTTGGTCGGCGTATTCAAAAGGCATCTGATATTATCTTTTACGGATTTCTCGTTTCGCTGTCTTGCAAACTGGTCCTTATGGCATTGGTAAAGCTTCTGACGGGAATCAACCCCTTTGCGATAGATCCCGATCTTCTCACGAAAAGCCTGGATAACGCTTTAGCGGTCTTTTCCGATGGCTACGGAGAGACCTTTTTGGAAAGCATGAAGGCACAAGCAGAGACCATGAGTCGATTAATGGTTCATATCTTGCCGGCGATACTAATTGCTGCCTCTTTCTTCGATTGCGCCGTAAGTTACGTCATAAGCGAAAAAGTTGCCAGAAGATTTAAGGTTCTCTCCTTGCCTCCGATACCGTCTTTCGGCACCTGGCGTTTCCCCAGGAGTGTATTGCTTGCCTTTTTCGCATCCTTCATCCTTTCATTTTTTGCGGGCAAGGGTAATAATATTGGTATGCTAGACGTGCTGAGCTTGAACTTAAAAGTTCTATCCATGATGATTTTTTTGATCCAGGGGTTGGCAACCCTATGGTATTTATTGGCAAATTTTTTGAACATCAACGCAAGAAAATGGATCGGAGTTATGATCTTGGTGTTTTCTTTGTTGGTGCCCATATTATCTACAATTGTGATAATGTTGGGTTTCTTTGATATGCTGATAGATCTGCGAGTAAAAATTCGGAGGTGAATTGCTTTGCAGGTAATTCTTAAGCAGGATGTTGATAAATTGGGAAAAAGGGGAGATCTGATAAAGGTGTCGGATGGATACGCTAGAAACTATCTGATACCTCGCGGTTTGGCCGAGGAAGCCACGACCGAAAAAATTAAAAAACTCGAGGAGTTTAAGAGGATAGAAGAAAAAAGGGCAAAAAAACTGGAGGAGGAAGCTCGAGAAAAGGCTAAAATGCTGCAGGGCAAGCAAGTTATTGTACGTGTCAGTGCAGGCGAAAAGGGGAAGCTCTTTGGAAGTGTCACCAATGCCCACATAAGCGAAGCCATACAGGATCAATTGGGAGTTGAAGTTGATAAAAAACTTGTTAAGCTGGAAAACCCCATTAAAGAATTGGGGGCCTATCCAGTTAAGATAAAACTCCATCCTAATGTGGAAATCGATATGACGGTTAAAGTGGAGGCGTGAGAAGTTTGAGTCAGGCGCTCGACAGAGTTATGCCACACAATTTGGATGCCGAAAGGGCCGTCTTGGGTTCCTGTCTCTTGGATAAAGACGCAGCCCTCTATGTCGT encodes the following:
- the argS gene encoding arginine--tRNA ligase, with amino-acid sequence MIDVESHIKDLLNDAIISAAKDENLVYPEDLEIIIERPRRENQGDYATNVAMLMARHWEMKPRDIAQVIISHLKKSEYVEKVEVAGPGFINFFLSDLWMSELIREIIAKGEDYGKRDLGEGKRAQIEFVSANPTGPLHIGHGRGAAVGDVMANILSFAGWHVEREYYINDAGLQMKLLGRSVQARYFELLGRSEAAPFPEDGYKGDYIYEIAQEIIDREGDKFLDLSIEETLDYFKDYAVKVILNGIKKDLEDFRVLFDVWFSEKTLHERGLIREMVDFLMKRGLAYEKEGAIWYRSTQFGDEKDRVLIRSNGEPTYFASDVAYHKDKFDRGFDLVIDVWGADHHGYVPRMKAAVQALGRSPDDLQVLLIQFVSLIKQGMMVSMSTRAGEFVTLREMMDEVGVDAMRYFFLMRKCDSHLDFDIDLAKSTSTDNPVYYVQYASARLHSIFKEASSRGIKLPTPEKVDISLLKTEEEKALIKCLGKFPEEVAKAAKELSPHLIVFYAYELAKVFHSFYNAHRVLGEEKSLSDARLILVRAVQVVLLNVLGLLKINAPEVM
- a CDS encoding FtsB family cell division protein, yielding MPRLRWIVVSLCSILLFLMLFNGYLRELKKLNELSNRIDEHVQTLVRLKLDIEDKNEKINYYNTPDGIAKLARQEFNLVLPGEKIYILEYYTTEEGPQKK
- the rpsF gene encoding 30S ribosomal protein S6 is translated as MRPYELMVLIHPDVEEVKAQVDEISEVIKGLGGEFHKSDIWGKRRLAYPVEKQVEGYYALIEFDLEPSQIGEVDRLLKLRDQVLRHLIVRLDEK
- a CDS encoding single-stranded DNA-binding protein, with translation MVRGYNRIILMGNLARDPEMRYTASKQAVARLTVAVGRTWRDHEGNQQEHTDFIPVVVWGNQAENCEKYLRKGRPILVEGRLQIRNYETQGGDKRWVTEVVAQNVVFLGSGSRDSQVSSFKGYQEPSSTIGSLRDEFPDEFPTDISEMEDGGEEADIPF
- the rpsR gene encoding 30S ribosomal protein S18, which gives rise to MADFKRRKRRPKVCTFCSNKIEYVDYKNVEQLKRFLTERGKILPHRVTGNCAKHQRQLARAIKRARFMALLPFTVE
- a CDS encoding YybS family protein gives rise to the protein MQDTRSLVESSLLVALSVVLFMASHFLPLVGIVISFFCPVPLVILGLKVPVEKALLGAFVAAVLITMFMGLLGGVFFLFGFAIMGVALGMFGRRIQKASDIIFYGFLVSLSCKLVLMALVKLLTGINPFAIDPDLLTKSLDNALAVFSDGYGETFLESMKAQAETMSRLMVHILPAILIAASFFDCAVSYVISEKVARRFKVLSLPPIPSFGTWRFPRSVLLAFFASFILSFFAGKGNNIGMLDVLSLNLKVLSMMIFLIQGLATLWYLLANFLNINARKWIGVMILVFSLLVPILSTIVIMLGFFDMLIDLRVKIRR
- the rplI gene encoding 50S ribosomal protein L9, whose product is MQVILKQDVDKLGKRGDLIKVSDGYARNYLIPRGLAEEATTEKIKKLEEFKRIEEKRAKKLEEEAREKAKMLQGKQVIVRVSAGEKGKLFGSVTNAHISEAIQDQLGVEVDKKLVKLENPIKELGAYPVKIKLHPNVEIDMTVKVEA